ATTATTTCGGGGAGGGTTCAGAAAATTTTGATTGTATGACCATGAGCCTATTAAGTTCAATTTTTTTGCATCATCATTCATCAGTTGGTGAAATTACGTAAAGAGGCATGAGGCTCAGCAGCCTTAGCAGCAGGAGACGGTTCAACATTAGGCGAAGGCTCAACCACCTTTCCAAGAAGCTCAACCGGCAAATCGGGGATACCCTTCAAGTAGAAAGTGTAGAAGAGCTTGAAAGGGAACACAAGTTGCTGAAGCTTCACCTGTCCAGAAACCCCTTCGAATATTCCAGATCCACCAGTCACAGCGAGCCACGTGTCCTGGTAGGTGAGGTACGCACCTTGCACTGATATGTGGCCGTAGTCGCCAAAGTAGAAGCTGTAAATGGCCTCGTAGCGATCACCCTTCTTTTGAGGCACGTGCTGGATGAGGATGCATAGTCCGGCGGTTATTCCTAACCGTTTTTGTAAGTTCCCGGAGTAGAGTTTGTTGCTGAATGGCACTAAGTCACCAAGGTGGTTTACGGACTTTTGGCTTAGCCTTAGGTATGCCGGGCTGCCACGGTCACGCTCGTTGATCTCGTACACAAACAGTTCTTGAACTTTGGCTGCTACAGCAATGAAAAATTACAATCACACGGACCATTTGATTAGACATGGAACATACGATGCTTAGTTTGGTGAAGTCACTACTTTTCTAAAACAGGTTATAaaagttaaaacttaaaaaaaatgtcttaacatttatttttagtaaatcaaattaaaaatattttaataaagacaaataatattaattgtatttgataaaataacttttaaaatttaaaatattataatagacataaatataaatattaaatttaaaaattagttaatatatgaggttatattagattcttaaaatttgaaaagcacgaactaattttaaaaagttttattttatgTGCTTTTAAAAATACTCTAATCTTTTAAAAGCTGTaatcataaatatataattttttttatttatcaaacaCAAAAATGAGGAACTTGAACTTTCAAAAAGTATAAAcac
The genomic region above belongs to Arachis stenosperma cultivar V10309 chromosome 5, arast.V10309.gnm1.PFL2, whole genome shotgun sequence and contains:
- the LOC130979358 gene encoding allene oxide cyclase, chloroplastic-like isoform X1 — protein: MASIGSLKIIAAHGSQHASYQTQKQVGSSFFQHFPATKSLKFSSPTQVPIPRNFKNTTIKAFFFNKPKQPQESPKPAAKVQELFVYEINERDRGSPAYLRLSQKSVNHLGDLVPFSNKLYSGNLQKRLGITAGLCILIQHVPQKKGDRYEAIYSFYFGDYGHISVQGAYLTYQDTWLAVTGGSGIFEGVSGQVKLQQLVFPFKLFYTFYLKGIPDLPVELLGKVVEPSPNVEPSPAAKAAEPHASLRNFTN
- the LOC130979358 gene encoding allene oxide cyclase, chloroplastic-like isoform X2 → MASIGSLKIIAAHGSQHASYQTQKQVGSSFFQHFPATKSLKFSSPTQVPIPRNFKNTTIKAFFFNKPKQPQESPKPAKVQELFVYEINERDRGSPAYLRLSQKSVNHLGDLVPFSNKLYSGNLQKRLGITAGLCILIQHVPQKKGDRYEAIYSFYFGDYGHISVQGAYLTYQDTWLAVTGGSGIFEGVSGQVKLQQLVFPFKLFYTFYLKGIPDLPVELLGKVVEPSPNVEPSPAAKAAEPHASLRNFTN